A single Biomphalaria glabrata chromosome 2, xgBioGlab47.1, whole genome shotgun sequence DNA region contains:
- the LOC129924838 gene encoding uncharacterized protein LOC129924838 gives MDNLSSICISDLSVSSRTCSAALSTSGQPELTSYFQSLIIDTVNRVAINTVLGMTGVASNVINMCVFLKQGLHVSMNINYFVLANVDLLRTINYLWMTVCLNPEIETLDAPFIFQDIQYLTNGWISGSLERVTIFIIAFMTVQRCFSILRPLTIKRMITPVRSAIVFTSDEAAVKVETYYSHQEPAPSYF, from the exons atggATAATTTGTCAAGCATTTGCATTAGTGACTTAAGTGTATCATCAAGAACGTGTTCAGCTGCACTGTCCACTAGTGGTCAGCCTGAGCTCACCAGCTACTTCCAGTCTCTGATTATTGATACAGTCAACAGAGTCGCTATAAACACAGTCCTTGGGATGACTGGAGTTGCGTCCAACGTCATCAATATGTGTGTATTTCTAAAACAAGGTCTTCACGTGTCCATGAATATCAATTACTTTGTTCTGGCAAATGTCGACCTACTCCGGACCATCAACTACCTCTGGATGACTGTGTGTTTAAATCCTGAAATAGAGACGCTAGATGCCCCATTCATTTTCCAGGACATTCAATATTTGACCAACGGTTGGATCAGTGGAAGTCTTGAAAGAGTGACCATATTCATCATAGCCTTTATGACAGTTCAAAGATGTTTTTCCATCTTAAGGCCCCTCACTATCAAAAGAATGATCACACCTGTACGATCTGCCATCGTTTT TACTTCAGATGAAGCAGCAGTCAAAGTGGAGACTTACTACTCTCATCAAGAACCAGCACCCAGTTATTTctaa